A stretch of the Oceanibaculum nanhaiense genome encodes the following:
- a CDS encoding phage tail tape measure protein — protein sequence MANQSRGVSIRLSIRDKEVVEKALKELGTEGQLALRKIARATEEPTRGLLALNTASSSARDGIAGLASRVGPAGTVLGALGPAGIAAAAGIGTVTLAFAGFLRAAREIAALDDVAQTLGINVEALQELRFAASESGIAIGTADMALQRFIRRSAEAARGTGEALGALNELGVSVRDFNGQMKPAEQLLREVADALQRVPTEADRVRIAFKLFDSEGVAMLRMLKDGSDGLDRFAQDARDLGLVIDSEMVARAAEAENHLGTLAQVMDTKLKVALLELTPLIDGVATKLLSAAKEARYLWDAFEPPEEHSIVTVERNLAELQERATRLRQAIGSQEHAGGGLFDQLFGDPDALARMRDELEKVERAIRGLEARRAYLQGPPDGAPAPPPAQTEPTIRAAEDLSRAIAALEERYLAASQGSLAQVAALDREEKALKIAGQAAKAHAAQLGLTGLSQEELRALVERYLPQARQQVELEGQIAAALNRRKLATEAATAAAVEDEKARADASKRALALIKEREDLVKATTREIGETRALTAALKISDREYKVVQQTQALLRRDTLLTAEAARKLATEMVDAQDELARTREAGSFFSDSLTRGFDRIGEALTQALATGKRDLLDMGNIGRAMASELYQSFIQLAAINPLKNAVTGSATLPTLGDMVSGNGGGMLSTISGAKSAWDFGQMLHNGNWLASAVPSLFGATAVGTMAGGATAASLGVSAVAGGASNMGIAAAAPLAGIAPMLSVALPIMAIAAPFVLGKLFGSRPSDYTASFQGPLGGRLIKTEDKANDQTRSERDQIQGVFEASLDELTRTLGAQLPKGLYIDFATGSRDGRRGWLFGTNPDGSVNRDDKLYEGKFDSADQLTAGMLQEILRRSEGLSENARKVVEGLDFVELGLQRSAELLGFAESFESSLKALSQGALSLGDVIEGQVRDQVLGTLEDIQTYRQNAADAGLDTGRAAQATRDYVEILIGLRQATYETLTPVQAEWRRIAALMEEIGPLLAEVGISAETGIAALERAQEKVAGDFVRGVTARGMGLNGGVTGGLGEVLADFRADRDTAAELGVSDQVLGTLRTLRDAGLREALSGVDGQTLRNVIEYYSTIENNAPIVRAATELLSQMGEAAAFLSAEQRSQIDTQLRATRQFLGEQERIVEGWRRLAAQLRSAREGLLVDQSLSPLSPADRLEEARRQFEDLERRARLGDQEALAGLPESSRRLLEASRAFYASSEEYYRDFERVQEVLRDTENLAGRHLSIGEQQLAATRAELDRLDQLVNGDRLVIASLDQANALLAEIAAAIQNAQLGSGTGGSGGGGSGGGSVSYVPGSYGATVGTSGDLIQGVPREVRDAILVSLGQTSAGGGVVQARIASDSDFRDAYRAALIAAGGTPTFAYGGTHAGGLRLVGERGPELEVTGPARIYSPERLVDMIRSGGSSSAMPEDEIRGLRADIRALQQALSAAILQAGSASAETVRREEGQSRNELTAMRREMTDLRQQLGRLIAIR from the coding sequence CGCCATCGGCACCGCCGACATGGCGCTGCAGCGCTTCATCCGCCGTTCGGCCGAGGCCGCGCGCGGCACCGGCGAGGCGCTGGGTGCGCTGAACGAGCTGGGCGTGTCGGTCCGGGACTTCAACGGCCAGATGAAGCCGGCGGAGCAGCTGCTGCGCGAGGTCGCGGACGCGCTGCAGCGCGTGCCGACCGAGGCCGACCGGGTACGCATCGCCTTCAAGCTGTTCGATTCTGAAGGCGTGGCGATGCTGCGCATGCTGAAGGACGGGTCGGATGGCCTGGACCGCTTTGCGCAAGATGCCCGCGACCTGGGCCTGGTGATCGACAGCGAGATGGTGGCCCGCGCCGCCGAAGCGGAGAATCACCTGGGCACGCTGGCGCAGGTGATGGATACCAAGCTGAAGGTGGCGTTGCTGGAGTTGACGCCGCTCATTGATGGGGTCGCCACCAAGCTGCTGTCGGCAGCGAAGGAGGCCCGCTATCTGTGGGACGCCTTCGAGCCGCCGGAAGAGCATTCGATCGTCACCGTCGAGCGCAACCTGGCCGAGCTGCAGGAACGGGCGACACGGCTGCGGCAGGCCATCGGCAGCCAGGAACATGCCGGCGGTGGTCTGTTCGACCAGCTGTTCGGCGATCCGGACGCGCTGGCCCGGATGCGCGACGAACTGGAAAAGGTCGAGCGGGCGATCCGGGGCCTGGAAGCCCGACGCGCCTATCTGCAGGGCCCGCCCGATGGCGCGCCGGCACCGCCGCCGGCGCAGACCGAGCCGACGATCCGTGCGGCCGAGGATCTGTCGCGGGCGATCGCGGCGCTGGAGGAGCGGTATCTTGCGGCCAGCCAGGGCAGCCTGGCGCAGGTCGCAGCGCTGGACCGTGAGGAAAAGGCGCTGAAGATCGCCGGGCAGGCGGCAAAGGCGCACGCCGCCCAGCTGGGCCTGACCGGCCTCAGCCAGGAGGAGCTGCGCGCGCTGGTCGAGCGCTACCTGCCTCAGGCGCGCCAGCAGGTGGAGCTGGAAGGGCAGATCGCGGCGGCGCTGAACCGGCGCAAGCTGGCGACCGAGGCCGCGACCGCTGCCGCTGTCGAGGATGAGAAGGCGCGGGCCGATGCCTCGAAGCGCGCGCTGGCCCTGATCAAGGAACGCGAGGACCTGGTCAAGGCGACGACGCGCGAGATCGGCGAGACCCGCGCCCTGACGGCGGCGCTGAAGATCTCCGACCGCGAGTACAAGGTGGTACAGCAGACCCAGGCGCTGCTGCGCCGCGATACGCTGCTGACGGCCGAGGCCGCGCGCAAGCTGGCAACGGAGATGGTGGATGCGCAGGACGAGCTGGCGCGCACCCGCGAGGCCGGCAGTTTCTTCAGCGACAGCCTGACGCGGGGCTTCGACCGGATCGGCGAGGCGCTGACCCAGGCGCTGGCCACCGGCAAGCGCGACCTGCTCGACATGGGCAATATCGGCCGCGCCATGGCGTCGGAGCTGTATCAGAGCTTCATCCAGCTGGCGGCCATCAACCCGCTGAAGAATGCGGTGACCGGCAGCGCCACCCTGCCGACGCTGGGCGACATGGTATCGGGCAATGGCGGCGGGATGCTGTCCACCATTTCCGGCGCGAAGTCGGCCTGGGATTTCGGTCAGATGCTGCATAACGGCAACTGGCTGGCCAGCGCCGTGCCTTCGCTGTTCGGCGCGACTGCCGTCGGCACCATGGCCGGTGGGGCCACGGCTGCCAGCCTGGGTGTCTCGGCCGTTGCCGGTGGCGCCAGCAATATGGGTATCGCGGCGGCGGCGCCGCTGGCCGGGATCGCGCCGATGCTCTCCGTGGCCCTGCCGATCATGGCGATCGCCGCCCCCTTCGTGCTCGGCAAGCTCTTCGGTTCTCGCCCCTCGGACTATACGGCCAGCTTCCAGGGGCCGCTGGGTGGCCGGCTGATCAAGACCGAGGACAAGGCGAACGACCAGACGAGGTCCGAGCGCGACCAGATCCAGGGCGTGTTCGAGGCCTCGCTGGATGAGCTGACCCGCACGCTGGGCGCGCAGCTGCCGAAAGGTCTCTATATCGATTTCGCAACGGGCAGCCGCGATGGCCGCCGGGGCTGGCTGTTCGGCACCAATCCGGACGGGTCGGTCAATCGCGACGACAAGTTGTATGAGGGCAAGTTCGACAGCGCCGATCAGCTGACCGCCGGCATGCTGCAGGAGATCCTGCGCCGGTCCGAAGGCCTGTCGGAAAATGCCCGGAAGGTTGTCGAAGGGCTGGATTTCGTCGAGCTGGGGCTGCAGCGCAGCGCCGAGCTGCTGGGCTTCGCGGAGAGTTTCGAGAGCAGCCTGAAGGCACTGTCGCAGGGTGCCCTGTCGCTGGGCGATGTCATCGAGGGGCAGGTGCGTGACCAGGTGCTGGGCACGCTGGAGGATATCCAGACCTATCGCCAGAACGCAGCCGATGCCGGGCTGGATACCGGCCGCGCCGCGCAGGCGACGCGGGATTATGTCGAGATCCTGATCGGCCTGCGCCAGGCGACCTATGAGACGCTGACGCCGGTGCAGGCGGAATGGCGGCGGATCGCGGCGCTGATGGAGGAGATCGGGCCGCTGCTGGCCGAGGTCGGGATTTCCGCAGAGACCGGGATCGCGGCGCTGGAACGCGCGCAGGAGAAGGTGGCGGGTGATTTCGTGCGTGGCGTGACGGCACGCGGCATGGGCCTGAATGGCGGGGTTACGGGCGGTCTGGGCGAAGTGCTGGCCGACTTCCGGGCGGACCGCGATACGGCGGCGGAGCTGGGTGTATCCGACCAGGTGCTGGGCACGCTGCGCACCTTGCGCGATGCCGGGTTGCGCGAGGCGCTGTCCGGGGTGGACGGGCAGACGCTGCGCAATGTCATCGAGTATTACAGCACCATCGAGAACAATGCGCCGATCGTCCGCGCGGCGACCGAGCTGCTGTCGCAGATGGGTGAAGCAGCGGCCTTCCTGTCGGCAGAGCAGCGGAGCCAGATCGACACGCAGCTGCGCGCGACACGGCAGTTCCTGGGCGAGCAGGAACGCATCGTCGAAGGCTGGCGCCGGCTGGCGGCGCAGCTGCGCAGCGCCCGCGAGGGGCTGCTGGTGGATCAATCGCTGTCGCCCTTATCACCGGCTGACCGGCTGGAAGAAGCCCGCCGGCAGTTCGAGGATCTGGAACGCCGGGCCCGTCTGGGTGATCAGGAGGCGCTGGCCGGACTGCCGGAATCCAGCCGCCGTCTGCTGGAGGCGAGCCGGGCCTTCTATGCCTCGTCGGAAGAGTATTACCGGGATTTCGAGCGGGTGCAGGAGGTCCTGCGCGACACCGAGAATCTGGCCGGACGGCATCTTTCCATTGGTGAGCAGCAGCTGGCGGCTACCCGCGCCGAGCTGGACCGTCTCGACCAGCTGGTGAATGGCGACCGGCTGGTGATCGCCAGTCTCGATCAGGCCAATGCCCTCCTGGCAGAGATTGCCGCAGCGATCCAGAACGCGCAATTGGGCTCCGGCACTGGCGGGTCCGGAGGCGGCGGATCCGGCGGTGGCAGTGTGAGCTATGTGCCGGGCAGCTATGGCGCCACGGTCGGCACGTCGGGCGACCTGATCCAGGGCGTGCCACGCGAGGTCCGGGACGCCATCCTGGTGAGCCTCGGCCAGACCTCCGCCGGTGGCGGCGTGGTGCAGGCCCGCATCGCCAGCGACTCCGATTTCCGCGACGCCTACCGGGCCGCCCTGATCGCGGCTGGCGGCACCCCCACCTTCGCCTATGGCGGCACCCATGCCGGCGGGCTGCGCCTGGTCGGAGAGCGCGGGCCGGAACTGGAAGTGACCGGCCCGGCCCGCATCTATTCGCCCGAACGGCTGGTCGACATGATCCGCTCCGGTGGCAGCAGCAGCGCCATGCCGGAGGATGAGATCAGGGGGCTGCGGGCGGATATCCGCGCGCTGCAGCAGGCACTCTCCGCGGCCATCCTGCAGGCCGGCAGCGCCTCCGCCGAGACCGTGCGCCGCGAGGAAGGCCAGTCGCGCAACGAGCTGACGGCGATGCGCCGTGAGATGACCGACCTGCGTCAGCAGCTGGGGAGGCTGATAGCCATCCGATGA